The Lactuca sativa cultivar Salinas chromosome 2, Lsat_Salinas_v11, whole genome shotgun sequence genome includes the window CATACAATACGTCCTTCCTTTACAGATGTTAGAACTCCATTCTCTAACATTACAAATGTTATAAATCCGTTATCTAACATTACAAATGGTAattatttatggtttttaaaatATACTATTATCCATTATGTATATAatcgggatatatatatatatatatatatatatatatatatatatatatatttaactattttattttttttggtcaGATAACATCAGCTTCGATAAATATATCACTTCCAAGTTAGCAAAGAAAAGACAGTACCATGTACTTTCAAATGATATGACATCAAAAAATGCATCTACAGTAACAACTTCTTCATCATCAATCAAGTTAAATCCAGgatgtcaaaaattaaaaacgaaGACAAGACATTTATCCCCTATCCCATTGATTGATTTGACAGAAGCTGTAGAAAATATACATCAAGTGAACAATGAAAATCTTATAGTTGGTATCTCAAATGGTAATCAAAAAATAAAATCCATTTTACATTTCAAATACTATGTTGTATATAATTATAAAATTCATTGATATTTTATTCAACGCCTTTATTTTACAGAATATTTGGATCATGGTGATCAAGATGTTGTATGTCAAACATGTCGTGCAAAGTTATGGAGAAATGAATCCATTAGAGGTAAAGAAAATGGGAACACgaattattcattatgttgtgcTTACAGCAAAGTTTAACTTCCAGATTTAAAGAATGCACCCCCGACTTATGAAAGAATGTTCCGAAATATGGATTCAAAAACCAAACACTTCATGAAAAACATTCGACGTTACAATTCAATGTTTTCTTTCACGTCAATGGGTGGTAAAATTGATTCTTCAATCAATAGAGGAAACGTTCCATACATTTTCAGATTGGGTGGTCAAAATTGTCATAGTATTGGAAGTCTTTTGCCAGCAAAAGGATCGGAACCAAAATTCTCTCAGTTATACATTTATGACACTGACAACGAAATTACAAATAGACAAAGATGTTTTCAGTATTTTCTCAAACTTCTTAttcataatttattattattattattaatatatatataaatatatatatatatatatatatatatatatatatatatatattactaatattatgtataaatttatttattttagtggTGGAAAGGATCAATCAACATCAACTAATAGTGATATTGTTAAAGATATTAAGGTGATCTTGGATTCAAATAATGTCTTGGTTAGATCTTATAGAATGGTAAGAGATACTTTTCAAAAAAATCCAGAAGTTGATATGAAATTACGACTTATTGGGAGAAGGGAGCAAGATGGAAGAACATATAACCTACCGACTGCTTCTGAGGTTGTTGCTTTAATAATTGGTGACATTTCGGATTCAATCGAAAAGAGGGATATAGTCGTTCAAACAAAAAATGGTTGTCTACAACGTATCAGTGAATTGCATCCTTCGTACCTTCCTCTTTAATATCCATTGCTATTTCCATATGGGGATGATGGTTATAGTGTTGACATTCTTCATAGAGGTGTGTCATATACGACCAACAGCAAGCGTGCAAAATGTACAATGAGAGAATATTTCGCTTATAGGATTCAAGACAGAGATCATTCGTTCTCTCTCATACTTAATTCAAGAAGgttgtttcaacaatttctgGTAGATGCCTATACTATGATGGAAACGGAGAGAATGTACTACATACGTAGGCAACAACATGTTCTTagatgtgattcttatgaaaattTACATAACCAAAAAGCTCAAGGAACGACTGATATCTCGAATGTCGGCCAACGTGTCATATTACCTTCATCCTTTACCGGAGGTGCACGCTATATGCTGCAAAACTATTTGGATGCCATGTCACTATGTAAATGGTTTGGATATCCTGATTTCTTCATAACCTTTACGTGTAATCCCAAATGGCCTgagattaaaaggtttcttaaggATACTTCACTTCAACCAGAAGACAAACCTGATATACTATGTAGGTTGTTCAAGATCAAGCTTGATGCATTCATTAAAGACTTAAGGGAGAACCAAATTTTCGGCAAAGTTCAAGCATGtaattaaaactatattttttattttttataaaacattgatcttattattatattttaaatatgttttgaTATCTAATCacattctcttttattttttgtCAAATCCTTTTACAGATGTTTATACCATTGAATTTCAAAAAAGAGGTTTGTCGCATAGTCATATATGTCTATTCATGCATTCTGACAACAAGCTACCAACTGTTGAACTTATCGATCCAATAATTTCAGCAGAGATACCAGACAGAATTGAAGATCCTGAATTGTATTCACTTGTAAATGAGTTTATGATTCATGGTCCATGTGGAGCTGAAAATATGAATTGTCCATGCATGGTGGATAAAAAGTACTCTAAAAACTTTCCAAAACAATTCAGTAATCATTCGTCTGTTGATCAGAATGGTTTTCCGTTATATAGGCAAAGAAACGATGGTCATTTTGTAGAAAAATCAGGTGTAAGGTTGGATAATAGAAATGTTGTTCCATACAACAAATATCTATTGAAAAGATATCAGGCACATATTAATATTGAATGGTGCAATCAGGGATCTTCTATAAAGTATTtgtttaaatacataaataagggtCCTGATAGAGCTACAGTTGCTGTTGTACCAACCAACAATGAATGTGAAAATAATGATGTGGTCGATGAAATAGCTGAATATTACGATTTTAGATATTTATCAGCATGTGAAGCATCATGGCGAATTTTTAGATATGATGTTCATTGCAGATATCCTTCTGTTGTCAGACTACCTTTTCATCTTCCTAATCAACAGCAGATTGTATATGGCGAAGACGATGATATTGATAATGTTCTTGACAAACCTTCTGTTGCGGCTTCAAAGTTCACAGCTTGGATGGAGCGTAATGCAATCGACAGTGAAGCACGAAAACTCACATATGTTGAATTCCCTACAAAGTTTGTTTGGATATTAAATGGTCGATTTTGGAAGCGAAGGAAAGTAGGAAAAGCCATCGGTAGAATTCATTCTGTTTCACCTAAACTAGGTGAAGCATATTTCTTAAGGATTCTTTTAAATAAAGTAAAAGGACCAACATCATTTGATGAAATTCGCACGGTAAATGGTCAAACACATTCTTCTTTTAGAGATGTCTGTTATCCACTCGGGCTATTAGATGATGACAAGGAATACATTGATGCAATTAAAGAAGCAAGTCATTCTGGATCTGGTTTTTATCTACGCTTTTTATTTGCTACATTGTTGATGTGTAATAGTATGTCTAAACCAGAGATCGTTTGGGAAAATACATGGGAATATTTGGCAGATGGAATTCTATATAGCCAACGACAAAGATTTAAGTCAGCAGGTATtacattttttcttattttttaaaattaatttctttttgtttttcaacACCCATTAAATAATTagtaattaaattattaaatatcgaccacatattttattaattatttaatatttttgtgcaGAATTGTCACTCGGAGTAGATGAACTTAAGAACTTAACTTTGTTCGAAATACAACAAATTTTACTTCGAAACAACTCTActctcaaaaacttcaaaaacatGCCATACCCAGATGTTGAATCCGTTTCTTCTTCAAACAATTGACTTATCACCGAGGAGCTAGATTACGACATTCTCGTGATAAAGAATGACTATGATCGTATGTTTATTGCATTAACAAATGGGCAACATAACATTTTCCTAAACATCAAGAGTGTTATTCAAGAAAATAAAGGAGGTGTCTTCTTTGTTTACGGTTATGGTGGAACGGGTAAAACTTTTTTATGGAAAACAATATCTGTAGCAATTAGATCTGAAGGAAATATTGTATTAAATGTTGCTTC containing:
- the LOC111916090 gene encoding uncharacterized protein LOC111916090, translating into MGGKIDSSINRGNVPYIFRLGGQNCHSIGSLLPAKGSEPKFSQLYIYDTDNEITNRQRCFHGGKDQSTSTNSDIVKDIKVILDSNNVLVRSYRMVRDTFQKNPEVDMKLRLIGRREQDGRTYNLPTASEVVALIIGDISDSIEKRDIVVQTKNGCLQRISELHPSVDILHRGVSYTTNSKRAKCTMREYFAYRIQDRDHSFSLILNSRRLFQQFLVDAYTMMETERMYYIRRQQHVLRCDSYENLHNQKAQGTTDISNVGQRVILPSSFTGGARYMLQNYLDAMSLCKWFGYPDFFITFTCNPKWPEIKRFLKDTSLQPEDKPDILCRLFKIKLDAFIKDLRENQIFGKVQAYVYTIEFQKRGLSHSHICLFMHSDNKLPTVELIDPIISAEIPDRIEDPELYSLVNEFMIHGPCGAENMNCPCMVDKKYSKNFPKQFSNHSSVDQNGFPLYRQRNDGHFVEKSGVRLDNRNVVPYNKYLLKRYQAHINIEWCNQGSSIKYLFKYINKGPDRATVAVVPTNNECENNDVVDEIAEYYDFRYLSACEASWRIFRYDVHCRYPSVVRLPFHLPNQQQIVYGEDDDIDNVLDKPSVAASKFTAWMERNAIDSEARKLTYVEFPTKFVWILNGRFWKRRKVGKAIGRIHSVSPKLGEAYFLRILLNKVKGPTSFDEIRTVNGQTHSSFRDVCYPLGLLDDDKEYIDAIKEASHSGSGFYLRFLFATLLMCNSMSKPEIVWENTWEYLADGILYSQRQRFKSAELSLGVDELKNLTLFEIQQILLRNNSTLKNFKNMPYPDVESVSSSNN